The following coding sequences are from one Ornithodoros turicata isolate Travis chromosome 1, ASM3712646v1, whole genome shotgun sequence window:
- the LOC135394547 gene encoding uncharacterized protein LOC135394547, whose translation MMEPQEQATKSLLLSKRKSLRQRLTTVLNEAERLLETTDVSADHAGRCELLTERIKTFATSLDEVDINLETLFTVEQADAEFDKVLEYQDRVASISCFLRRSLVPQPIAQASTTAATVQTGAAAPQGGTGHTASGSILSSTRRPNLPKLELIKFDGNMENWQEFWIRFESIVHCNSSLSNNEKMSYLSSVLKGEAAASVKGLQLTGDMYDTAVKMLQDRFGNPDSLMQFHLKRLLAIQEVRSTRNVSELRRLHDTARAHIRSLEALGTGLSSYSSLLYPVLQQALPVDLVLSFQRRLHTEAADATGTADDRHEKVLGKLLDFIKMEAECREHVAAAEGTQDPRRFTQSRDGKHTRNSQDRLPSAAALGAEASKTSKPTNTKKTAGNACFFCGKDHDVRKCRLDADLADLEERLRRSRRCFRCAKENHTARVCRSVKGLKCERCSGRHLTVLCRQGSQKTTDGTVVASGTWQHCSPYPQVVLLQTGYAILCTTDGRRKPIRILIDGGSQRTFIKKPLSRKMQLPIVGREDLAINTVGKAGKQSLHSRVSVTLRSQYTSQEVSFEALEIPEICISNLPHIDVKALDCLRNTGIQLADVAVASVPSTEISILLGADFYGAVVTGKQMRLQGNLIALETTFGWTLQGPAGDYSSPEVNTFHVDVSSFSQDDLDERLQSFWDLEHLGIADAAESPGIDPVLQRFEDSTLLENGRYSVGLPWKDNLVSRLGTNKTTAEVRLRNATRTLLKDQAVMNEYDQVIRQYLENGHAERVDVTASKVGPEYYLPHHAVIRRERETTKVRIVFDASSKSPGFLSLNDVLHAGPNLNSDILSLLLSFRMHPIALVSDIEKAFLQIGLHKQDTDALRFLWYSTTPVTGQTLPDIETWRMTRVPFGARSSPFLLSATIRHHLRQSEGDYPEAAALLQDHFYVDDLVVSVETSSDAEILYQDTLRIFEAAGMNVKKWVTNDGCLLRQMFNDGSTTVETTQDHTKKVLGLVWDVHNDKLRCPLAAILDFVANETNDKRHILQSVSRMYDPFGLLAPFTITGKILLQRIWEAELDWDDPLPEDIQSVWKEWCVGVSELEQLSLPRFLGYSCTATPRKMHVFADASPYAYGAVIYVEASSSGSSSMEFLVSKSRVAPIKRQTLPRLELMAALLAARLYRYVCTALKIVPDGVFWTDSLIALHWIRGPVTRWKTFVANRVQEIQSITSTECWRHCPGEENPADLLTRGVKGHQLQGSVLWWHGPTWLARAENWPSSLIPEPTCPDGKDEVVPQLVSSVAIAAAQTLMSPERYSRANRLCRVTAWVQRYVQNSRGRKQTGPLTTQELKNSEQYWIRMTQAKFLDKKSTHLQNFRWYKDDDGILRLYGRLQHSEQPAATKHPILLPPASEAWFTRLMVLREHERMAHAGVQETLHQIREDYWVIRGRQSVKYALHHCYFCRRLRTHSCTEQEAPLPKDRVSQQLPFDVVGVDFAGPLYYKTAHGYSKSYVTLFTCTATRAIHLELVTDQAFGTFLMAFKRFVARRGIPKKIYSDNFLTYKKASRELPPMISAQFQAVKEYATQTRSTWEFIVEQAPWWGGFWERMVRSVKESLRRSLGRCELDFQELQTVLTEVEAIVNSRPLTSLTEDPNDTEALSPSHFLIGRRLTALPSMQFLYSVDVNVSPSQIQQAKEGLLNNYWKLWSKDYLLQLRSANLSKHVTSANVRQHDLVLIPDRRQPRMFWTLGRVEQLHLGRDGLVRSCTLRTSGGAYLRRPVQLIHRLELDG comes from the coding sequence ATGATGGAACCGCAGGAACAAGCCACGAAGTCCTTGCTTTTGTCTAAGAGGAAATCCCTTCGTCAGCGGTTGACAACCGTGCTCAACGAGGCCGAACGCCTGCTCGAGACGACCGATGTTTCCGCTGACCATGCTGGCCGTTGCGAGCTACTGACCGAACGTATCAAGACGTTCGCTACTTCTCTGGACGAAGTTGACATAAATCTGGAGACCTTGTTCACCGTTGAACAAGCTGATGCCGAATTTGACAAGGTATTGGAATATCAGGACCGCGTAGCCTCGATATCATGCTTCTTAAGGAGGAGCCTTGTGCCTCAGCCCATCGCCCAGGCCTCGACGACCGCGGCGACAGTCCAGACCGGTGCTGCTGCGCCACAGGGAGGTACTGGTCATACAGCGTCGGGATCCATTCTGAGCTCTACTCGTCGTCCTAATTTGCCGAAGCTAGAGCTCATCAAGTTTGACGGCAATATGGAGAATTGGCAGGAGTTCTGGATCCGCTTTGAGTCCATCGTGCACTGTAATTCATCGTTGTCCAACAATGAAAAGATGTCCTATTTGTCGTCTGTCCTCAAGGGAGAAGCCGCAGCTTCCGTTAAAGGGCTTCAACTTACAGGCGACATGTATGACACTGCGGTCAAAATGCTACAGGATCGATTCGGCAATCCAGACTCGCTCATGCAGTTCCATCTGAAGCGACTGTTAGCCATTCAGGAGGTTCGTTCGACCCGAAACGTCTCCGAACTTAGACGTCTGCATGACACGGCGCGCGCGCATATCCGAAGTTTGGAAGCGTTGGGAACTGGATTGAGTTCGTATTCTTCGCTGTTGTACCCAGTATTACAACAGGCCCTTCCAGTCGACTTGGTCCTCAGCTTTCAGAGGAGACTTCACACTGAGGCCGCGGACGCAACTGGAACCGCAGACGATCGTCATGAAAAGGTTCTGGGCAAGTTACTAGACTTCATCAAAATGGAAGCTGAATGCAGGGAACACGTCGCAGCGGCAGAAGGGACACAAGATCCTCGACGTTTTACACAGAGTCGAGATGGCAAACACACTCGAAATTCACAGGACCGACTGCCCTCCGCTGCAGCACTCGGTGCTGAAGCCAGTAAGACATCTAAACCAACGAATACCAAGAAAACTGCAGGCAACGCTTGCTTCTTTTGTGGGAAGGATCACGACGTCAGGAAGTGCCGTCTAGATGCCGACCTGGCAGACCTGGAAGAGCGGCTTCGTCGAAGCCGCCGCTGCTTCCGTTGCGCAAAGGAGAATCACACCGCTAGAGTTTGTCGATCCGTGAAGGGCCTGAAGTGCGAACGATGCAGCGGGCGGCATTTGACGGTCCTATGTAGGCAAGGGAGTCAGAAAACTACGGATGGAACCGTCGTAGCAAGCGGTACATGGCAGCACTGTTCTCCATACCCGCAGGTCGTGCTCCTGCAGACGGGGTATGCCATACTTTGCACTACTGATGGCCGACGGAAGCCAATTCGTATTCTCATCGATGGCGGCAGCCAAAGGACATTTATTAAGAAGCCACTGTCGCGGAAAATGCAGCTGCCAATCGTGGGAAGGGAAGATCTTGCAATCAACACTGTCGGAAAAGCCGGGAAGCAGTCCTTGCATAGCAGGGTCAGTGTGACCCTCCGATCCCAGTACACGTCCCAGGAGGTGTCCTTTGAGGCTCTGGAAATACCAGAAATATGCATCAGTAACCTTCCGCATATCGACGTCAAGGCTCTCGATTGCCTCAGGAATACTGGAATCCAGTTAGCGGATGTGGCTGTGGCATCTGTTCCCTCAACAGAAATAAGCATTCTTTTGGGCGCAGACTTTTACGGGGCGGTTGTCACCGGCAAGCAAATGCGGCTTCAGGGTAACCTCATCGCTCTCGAAACAACCTTCGGATGGACTCTGCAAGGTCCTGCGGGAGATTATTCTTCGCCAGAGGTGAACACTTTCCACGTTGATGTTTCTAGCTTCTCCCAAGACGACTTAGATGAGAGGTTGCAGTCATTCTGGGACTTGGAGCACCTCGGGATTGCCGACGCCGCAGAATCACCAGGAATAGATCCCGTTCTACAGAGATTCGAGGACAGCACTCTATTGGAGAACGGTCGCTACAGTGTTGGGCTGCCTTGGAAGGACAACCTTGTCTCTAGGCTCGGGACAAACAAGACAACAGCTGAAGTACGTCTAAGAAACGCCACCCGCACTCTGTTGAAAGACCAGGCTGTAATGAACGAATACGACCAAGTTATTCGCCAGTACCTCGAGAACGGTCACGCTGAACGCGTAGATGTCACAGCGTCAAAGGTTGGCCCGGAGTATTATCTCCCACATCATGCAGTGATCCGACGTGAAAGGGAGACTACTAAAGTACGCATCGTATTCGACGCCTCGTCAAAGTCACCTGGTTTTCTATCTTTGAATGACGTACTACACGCGGGTCCTAATCTCAATTCGGACATTCTCTCTTTGCTGTTGAGTTTCAGGATGCATCCCATCGCCCTTGTTTCTGACATAGAGAAGGCCTTTCTGCAAATTGGCCTTCACAAGCAGGACACCGACGCATTGCGTTTCCTTTGGTATTCTACGACTCCGGTTACTGGGCAAACCCTCCCAGACATTGAAACTTGGCGGATGACTCGAGTACCCTTTGGTGCCAGGTCCAGCCCCTTTCTTCTTTCCGCCACTATTCGACATCACTTACGGCAGTCTGAAGGGGACTACCCTGAGGCAGCGgctcttctacaggaccatttCTACGTCGACGACTTGGTGGTCAGCGTGGAAACATCATCAGACGCAGAGATTCTGTACCAGGACACTTTGCGAATATTTGAGGCCGCAGGCATGAACGTGAAGAAGTGGGTGACCAATGACGGGTGCCTATTACGCCAGATGTTCAACGACGGCAGCACAACCGTCGAGACGACTCAAGATCACACTAAGAAGGTGCTGGGACTTGTCTGGGACGTACACAATGACAAACTACGATGCCCTCTCGCAGCCATTTTGGACTTCGTTGCAAACGAGACGAATGACAAGAGACACATTTTACAGTCCGTATCAAGGATGTACGATCCTTTCGGCTTACTTGCGCCCTTCACCATTACTGGGAAGATTCTGCTGCAAAGAATTTGGGAGGCGGAGCTAGACTGGGATGATCCACTGCCAGAGGACATACAATCAGTGTGGAAGGAGTGGTGTGTGGGAGTGTCAGAACTGGAGCAACTCTCTCTCCCTCGATTCCTGGGATATTCGTGCACGGCCACGCCTAGGAAGATGCACGTATTTGCTGACGCTAGTCCCTACGCTTACGGCGCGGTAATCTACGTTGAAGCGTCATCGAGCGGCTCTTCTAGCATGGAGTTTCTCGTCAGCAAGAGCAGAGTGGCCCCCATCAAGCGCCAAACGCTGCCAAGGCTTGAACTTATGGCAGCCCTTCTTGCCGCACGGCTTTACCGATATGTCTGCACTGCTTTGAAGATTGTGCCCGACGGTGTGTTCTGGACGGATTCTCTCATAGCGTTGCATTGGATAAGAGGGCCAGTAACACGGTGGAAGACCTTCGTTGCGAACCGCGTCCAAGAAATTCAAAGCATCACTTCTACTGAATGTTGGCGACACTGTCCCGGTGAGGAGAATCCGGCTGACCTCCTCACTCGAGGTGTCAAGGGGCATCAGCTTCAGGGCAGCGTCTTGTGGTGGCACGGCCCTACGTGGTTGGCACGTGCGGAAAATTGGCCAAGTTCACTCATACCAGAACCCACTTGTCCTGATGGGAAGGACGAAGTGGTCCCTCAACTTGTTTCCTCGGTGGCGATTGCGGCGGCTCAAACCCTCATGTCGCCAGAGCGGTACAGTAGAGCGAACCGACTTTGTCGAGTAACGGCGTGGGTGcagcgctacgtacagaactcAAGGGGTCGGAAGCAGACTGGCCCGCTTACAACACAGGAGTTGAAAAATTCCGAGCAGTACTGGATCAGGATGACACAAGCAAAGTTCCTGGACAAGAAGTCCACGCATCTTCAGAATTTCCGTTGGTACAAAGATGACGACGGCATTCTCCGGCTTTACGGGCGTCTCCAGCATTCCGAACAACCAGCAGCGACTAAGCACCCAATCCTACTACCGCCTGCTTCGGAAGCCTGGTTCACCCGCCTCATGGTTCTTCGCGAACACGAAAGGATGGCCCACGCCGGGGTTCAGGAGACTCTACATCAGATACGGGAGGATTACTGGGTGATCAGAGGAAGGCAATCTGTCAAGTACGCCCTGCACCACTGCTACTTTTGCCGACGTCTCCGAACACATTCATGCACCGAGCAAGAGGCGCCCCTACCGAAGGATCGAGTTTCACAGCAACTTCCGTTTGACGTGGTCGGGGTAGACTTTGCAGGTCCACTGTATTACAAAACAGCGCACGGATATTCAAAGTCGTACGTGACACTCTTCACTTGCACAGCTACACGAGCCATTCATCTAGAGTTGGTAACGGACCAAGCCTTCGGCACCTTCCTCATGGCGTTTAAGCGATTTGTGGCTCGCAGGGGTATACCAAAGAAAATCTATTCCGACAACTTTCTAACATACAAGAAGGCTTCCCGAGAACTTCCTCCTATGATTTCCGCTCAATTTCAAGCAGTGAAAGAATATGCCACCCAAACACGGAGCACATGGGAGTTCATAGTAGAACAAGCACCATGGTGGGGAGGCTTTTGGGAGCGCATGGTGCGCTCCGTCAAAGAATCACTGCGCAGGTCGCTAGGTCGGTGCGAACTCGACTTCCAGGAGCTACAGACCGTGTTGACGGAGGTCGAAGCCATTGTGAATTCAAGACCTCTTACTTCGCTCACAGAAGACCCTAACGACACAGAAGCCCTTTCTCCTTCACACTTCCTGATCGGGAGACGGCTTACCGCCTTGCCCTCAATGCAGTTTCTCTATTCAGTTGACGTCAATGTCTCCCCCTCGCAGATTCAGCAGGCTAAAGAAGGTCTTCTAAACAATTACTGGAAGCTATGGTCGAAAGACTACCTTCTCCAACTGCGGTCAGCTAACCTCAGCAAGCATGTAACCTCGGCCAACGTTCGGCAGCACGATCTGGTCCTCATACCCGATCGACGACAGCCCAGGATGTTTTGGACCCTCGGACGGGTAGAGCAGCTTCACCTCGGTCGAGATGGGCTAGTTCGTTCCTGCACCCTACGGACATCAGGCGGCGCATACCTACGACGACCAGTTCAGCTGATCCATCGCTTGGAACTCGACGGATGA